In the Trichoderma atroviride chromosome 4, complete sequence genome, AGGTGAGGAGCAGCTTGGATAGAGGGTATCTGAGATGTCCCGGTCAGCTTCGCCCTGTAGAGCTCGTGATGCAAAAGTTCAAGCGGCAGAAAGAAGATACATTGCTTACCCTGTGTTGCTGAGCTTGGGTTCCCACTTCTTGCGGTCTCTCAAATCCCCGAAAATGTTGCCAATATCCAACTTCTCCCATATTGGCTTTGCTTGAAAGGCGAGTCCGCTACCGATAATGACTAGCTGCGGTACAATACCAAATTGCCGAGCCGACTTGTGCAAATGCGGCAGCACCAAAAGGGCCATCAAGAATGTCGAAAATACATTTACCGTCATATTTGTCTCCTTTCCCTCCTTTTCAACCCAAGATCCCTCTGCGGTGCCTGCGTTCTCCACGATGCCGTCAATGCGATGGAGCTCTTCGCCAGCTTTCTTTGCAAACGCCGCGACAGACTCATAGCTTCCGAGATCGACTTCCCAAACCTGGAGAATATTGGTGTCGCACCCTGTATCTACCTCGATAGCCTTCTTAGCGGCCTCGCCTTTGTCTCTGCTCCGAACTCCCAAAATCACCCGTGAAGAGCCGAGGCGAGCAAGATGCTTGACACATTCATACCCGATGCCACTGTTGGCACCAGTGACGATATACGTATGCCCTTGACAATCAGCAGGTGCAAGTGTCAGAGGAAGAGTTTTGTACTGTGCACGAATGAAGTGGAGGAAAGACATCTTAAGACAATAACATATACGAACCAGTGTAAGACTCTGGGAGTAAAGATGCATCACTTTCATATCGAAGAGCCCTATGAACGCGCTTTATATACCCGCTTGCATTCGTCCTTCGACCATATCGTCgccattttcctctttcacAACTAATGATCCTGGAGGATTGGGCGTTGGCGCACATGAAGCATAGGCACCAATTAGATCAAAGCAACCTCGTTATATACGGCGACTAATCAACTGTTCCATCGCCGACCTTAGCACGATAGGCATCAAAATAGGTGCGAAAGCTTTCTGCCCATACCAGAGTTGGAATCGCTTCATGCAGATAATCCTACCTCAGCTCAGCTACACCCCGCAAAGCTTGTCAACGCCGAGTACCAATGTAGCATTGATACTGTTTTATCATAGTAAGTCACAATAATCTTCACGAAAGGCTATAGCAGTTTGAGTGGATAAATCCATAATTGCTTGAGCTAAGAATC is a window encoding:
- a CDS encoding uncharacterized protein (EggNog:ENOG41), yielding MSFLHFIRAQYKTLPLTLAPADCQGHTYIVTGANSGIGYECVKHLARLGSSRVILGVRSRDKGEAAKKAIEVDTGCDTNILQVWEVDLGSYESVAAFAKKAGEELHRIDGIVENAGTAEGSWVEKEGKETNMTVNVFSTFLMALLVLPHLHKSARQFGIVPQLVIIGSGLAFQAKPIWEKLDIGNIFGDLRDRKKWEPKLSNTGYPLSKLLLTFAYFEFARRAPFSRTGVAITMVNPGACKTNLASHLNSSARLQIGIVLSLIGRNAEMGSRTLLHGLAVGEEAHGRYLSECEISDHIVPDWVTDDDGREWQVRVWEDIAAELEKACPGCLDVISNE